A genomic stretch from Helianthus annuus cultivar XRQ/B chromosome 1, HanXRQr2.0-SUNRISE, whole genome shotgun sequence includes:
- the LOC110875246 gene encoding ABC transporter G family member 5 codes for MNRKGCAIEATGINYTIYPQPSFNIFNKNQQSNSDHNSPRRVLREVSCHAKPWEVLAIVGPSGAGKSSLLEILAGKLTPQTASIYVNGRPVDKTRFKKISGYVTQRDTLFPLLTVEETLVFTAKLRLNLGQPELTSRVKLLIHELGLTHVANARVGDDRVRGISGGERRRVSIGVAVVHDPEVVILDEPTSGLDSNCAFQIIDMVKTMAETRGKTVVLSIHQPGFRIIKLFNSILLLANGTVLHQGSIDELNRSLRLNGLEPPLHVNVIEFAIDSIDIIQQQKNQKTSNLEENITPSTNKMIQGKFTLQQLFQQSKVIDLDHEQEEHNEQELIIRDGFANSRFCETIILTHRFWKNISRTKELFACRTLQMLVSGLILGSIFYNLDMDLLGAQERVGLFAFILTFLLSTTVEALPVFLQEKEILMKETSCGSYRVSSYAIANGLVYLPFLLILAILFATPLYWLVGLNPNVLAFSWFLLLIWLILYTANSVVVCFSALVPNFIVGNSVISGVMGSFFLFSGYFVSKQGMPKYWIFMHYISLFKYPFEGLLMNEFSGGEGKCLEYLFGKCLVSGEDVLRETGGFEEDGKWKNIVIMLCFILVYRFISYVILRFKCSQKGLKVVF; via the coding sequence ATGAATAGAAAGGGTTGTGCCATTGAAGCAACCGGCATCAACTACACAATCTACCCTCAACCCTCTTTCAACATCTTCAATAAAAACCAACAATCCAATTCGGATCACAACTCCCCCCGCCGGGTTCTCCGCGAAGTAAGCTGCCATGCAAAACCATGGGAGGTCCTTGCCATTGTGGGCCCCAGCGGTGCCGGAAAGTCGTCTCTTCTCGAGATTCTCGCCGGAAAACTCACCCCACAAACGGCATCAATTTATGTTAACGGGAGACCCGTGGACAAGACAAGATTCAAGAAGATATCAGGGTATGTTACGCAGAGGGACACGTTGTTCCCTCTGCTAACTGTAGAAGAAACCCTAGTTTTTACCGCTAAGCTCCGCCTGAATCTTGGTCAACCCGAGCTCACTTCACGAGTCAAGTTGCTGATACATGAGCTCGGGTTGACACACGTGGCAAATGCACGTGTTGGGGATGATAGGGTTCGTGGGATTTCAGGCGGAGAGCGGCGTAGGGTTTCTATTGGTGTCGCAGTTGTTCACGACCCAGAGGTGGTGATTCTAGACGAACCCACCTCCGGGTTGGACAGCAACTGCGCGTTCCAGATCATAGACATGGTCAAGACCATGGCTGAAACCCGAGGCAAGACCGTGGTCCTTAGCATTCACCAGCCAGGGTTTAGAATCATCAAGCTTTTTAACTCCATACTACTCTTAGCAAACGGCACCGTTTTGCACCAAGGATCTATTGATGAACTAAACCGTTCGTTACGGCTCAATGGGCTTGAACCACCTCTCCATGTTAACGTTATTGAGTTTGCAATAGACTCAATTGATATTATACAACAACAAAAGAACCAAAAGACTTCAAATCTTGAAGAAAACATAACTCCTTCAACAAACAAAATGATTCAAGGTAAGTTCACTTTACAACAACTCTTTCAACAATCAAAGGTCATAGACCTTGACCATGAACAAGAAGAACACAATGAACAAGAACTAATAATTCGAGACGGTTTCGCAAATTCAAGATTCTGCGAAACCATAATCTTGACACATCGATTCTGGAAGAACATTTCGCGGACAAAAGAGCTTTTCGCATGTCGAACACTCCAAATGCTGGTATCAGGTTTGATTCTCGGGTCGATTTTTTACAATCTTGACATGGACTTGCTTGGAGCACAAGAAAGGGTAGGTTTATTTGCTTTCATTTTAACATTTTTGCTATCAACAACTGTGGAAGCCCTGCCTGTTTTCTTGCAAGAGAAGGAAATACTCATGAAAGAAACTTCATGCGGAAGTTATCGAGTTTCGTCGTACGCGATCGCGAACGGGCTAGTATACTTGCCGTTTTTGCTTATTCTAGCAATACTATTCGCGACCCCGTTATACTGGTTAGTCGGGTTAAACCCTAATGTCTTGGCGTTTTCGTGGTTTCTACTACTCATATGGCTAATTCTCTACACTGCAAACTCAGTGGTGGTGTGTTTTAGTGCATTGGTACCGAATTTCATCGTTGGAAACTCGGTTATATCGGGTGTTATGGGgtctttcttcttgttttcgGGCTATTTCGTGTCGAAACAAGGCATGCCAAAGTACTGGATATTCATGCATTATATCTCATTGTTTAAGTATCCATTTGAAGGGTTGTTAATGAATGAGTTCTCTGGTGGTGAGGGTAAGTGTTTGGAGTATTTGTTTGGGAAGTGTTTAGTGAGTGGTGAAGATGTTCTAAGGGAAACAGGAGGGTTTGAGGAGGATGGTAAATGGAAGAATATTGTGATTATGTTGTGTTTTATCTTGGTTTATAGGTTTATTTCATATGTGATTCTTAGGTTTAAATGCTCCCAAAAGGGACTTAAAGTTGTTTTTTAA